In Electrophorus electricus isolate fEleEle1 chromosome 12, fEleEle1.pri, whole genome shotgun sequence, a single window of DNA contains:
- the LOC113568026 gene encoding gap junction alpha-3 protein-like produces the protein MGDWSLLGKLLESAQEHSTVVGKVWLTVLFIFRILVLGTAAEKVWGDEQSGFTCDTKQPGCQNVCYDKTFPISHIRFWVLQIIFVSTPTLVYLGHILLLVRMEEKQKQKEKELSQQGDKQPLIVNGKTKMAPLRDEQGHIRLQGDILRTYVFNIIFKTLFEVGFIVAQYFLYGFDLKPLYTCDRPPCPNPVNCYISRPTEKTIFIIFMLAVACLSLLLNLVEMYHLGFTKCRQGISYRKAELPPEPSSKAPSEATDPFGPSYNYFHGHQASYQPAPGYNVSQAGDPDSFLPYNSKAVYKQNKENSAVERNGKPEECNLKASKVLGLSPGLSGDQQSRVIRTAKLANKIRVDDLRI, from the coding sequence ATGGGAGACTGGAGCCTGCTGGGGAAGCTGCTCGAGAGTGCCCAGGAACATTCCACCGTGGTGGGTAAAGTGTGGCTGACTGTCCTCTTCATCTTCCGCATCCTGGTCCTGGGTACAGCTGCTGAGAAGGTCTGGGGTGATGAACAGTCTGGCTTCACCTGTGACACCAAGCAGCCTGGCTGCCAGAATGTCTGCTACGACAAGACATTCCCCATCTCGCATATCCGCTTCTGGGTGCTGCAAATTATTTTCGTGTCCACACCCACACTTGTTTACCTAGGCCACATCTTGCTTCTGGTGCGCATGgaggagaaacagaagcagaaggagaaggagctCTCCCAGCAGGGGGACAAGCAGCCTCTTATTGTCAATGGCAAGACCAAGATGGCCCCACTACGTGACGAGCAAGGCCACATCCGTCTCCAGGGTGACATCCTACGGACCTACGTCTTCAACATTATTTTCAAGACCTTGTTTGAGGTTGGCTTCATAGTCGCACAATACTTCTTGTATGGGTTTGACCTCAAACCTCTCTACACATGCGACCGGCCCCCTTGCCCAAATCCGGTGAACTGCTACATCTCCAGGCCAACCGAGAAGACTATTTTCATCATCTTTATGCTGGCAGTGGCATGCCTATCACTTCTTCTTAATCTGGTGGAAATGTATCACTTGGGCTTCACCAAATGCCGCCAGGGCATATCTTACAGGAAGGCTGAGCTGCCACCTGAGCCATCATCTAAGGCGCCCAGTGAAGCAACTGATCCATTTGGGCCCAGTTATAACTATTTCCATGGGCACCAGGCATCATATCAGCCTGCCCCTGGATACAATGTTTCCCAAGCTGGTGATCCAGACTCTTTTCTTCCATACAACAGCAAAGCTGTCTATAAGCAGAATAAGGAAAACTCTGCAGTTGAGAGGAATGGTAAACCAGAGGAATGTAATCTGAAAGCAAGCAAGGTTTTGGGTTTGTCACCTGGATTGTCTGGTGATCAACAGAGCAGGGTCATCCGAACCGCCAAGCTGGCAAACAAAATTAGAGTAGATGATCTGAGGATCTGA
- the cx31.7 gene encoding gap junction beta-1 protein isoform X2, with amino-acid sequence MNWATFYAVISGVNRHSTGIGRIWLSVIFIFRILVLVVAAESAWGDEKSGFTCNTQQPGCDSVCYDQFFPISHIRLWALQLILVSTPALLVAMHVAHRRHVDKKILKMSGRGSAKDFEQIKNQKIKITGALWWTYTISIIFRIIFERPEGDPKGPWLTQKLSSYKQNEINQLISEHSFKPRFNVARKSPVDKGERCSAF; translated from the exons ATGAATTGGGCGACTTTTTATGCTGTGATCAGCGGTGTAAACAGGCACTCGACAGGCATCGGCCGCATCTGGCTCTCCGTCATCTTCATCTTCCGCATCCTGGTCCTGGTGGTGGCTGCTGAGAGCGCATGGGGTGACGAGAAGTCTGGCTTCACCTGCAACACGCAGCAGCCAGGCTGCGACAGTGTATGCTATGACCAGTTCTTCCCGATTTCTCATATACGCCTCTGGGCCCTGCAGCTGATTCTGGTGTCGACACCAGCCTTGCTGGTGGCCATGCATGTAGCTCACCGCCGCCATGTTGACAAAAAGATCCTGAAGATGTCAGGACGAGGCAGTGCCAAGGACTTTGAGCAAATAAAGAATCAGAAGATCAAGATCACTGGTGCACTTTGGTGGACCTACACGATAAGCATCATTTTTCGCATCATTTTTGAG AGACCAGAAGGGGACCCTAAAGGACCTTGGCTGACTCAAAAGCTGTCCTCCTACAAGCAAAATGAGATCAATCAGCTCATATCCGAGCATTCATTCAAGCCCAGATTCAATGTGGCCAGAAAGAGCCCTGTGGACAAGGGGGAGAGATGTTCTGCCTTTTAG
- the cx31.7 gene encoding gap junction beta-1 protein isoform X1 encodes MNWATFYAVISGVNRHSTGIGRIWLSVIFIFRILVLVVAAESAWGDEKSGFTCNTQQPGCDSVCYDQFFPISHIRLWALQLILVSTPALLVAMHVAHRRHVDKKILKMSGRGSAKDFEQIKNQKIKITGALWWTYTISIIFRIIFEVVFLYIFYVIYPGFRMVRLVKCDSYPCPNTVDCFVSRPTEKTIFTVFMLTVSGVCVLLNIAEVVYLISKACFRYFQRPEGDPKGPWLTQKLSSYKQNEINQLISEHSFKPRFNVARKSPVDKGERCSAF; translated from the coding sequence ATGAATTGGGCGACTTTTTATGCTGTGATCAGCGGTGTAAACAGGCACTCGACAGGCATCGGCCGCATCTGGCTCTCCGTCATCTTCATCTTCCGCATCCTGGTCCTGGTGGTGGCTGCTGAGAGCGCATGGGGTGACGAGAAGTCTGGCTTCACCTGCAACACGCAGCAGCCAGGCTGCGACAGTGTATGCTATGACCAGTTCTTCCCGATTTCTCATATACGCCTCTGGGCCCTGCAGCTGATTCTGGTGTCGACACCAGCCTTGCTGGTGGCCATGCATGTAGCTCACCGCCGCCATGTTGACAAAAAGATCCTGAAGATGTCAGGACGAGGCAGTGCCAAGGACTTTGAGCAAATAAAGAATCAGAAGATCAAGATCACTGGTGCACTTTGGTGGACCTACACGATAAGCATCATTTTTCGCATCATTTTTGAGGTGGTGTTCTTGTACATTTTTTACGTAATCTACCCTGGATTTAGAATGGTGCGTCTTGTGAAGTGTGATTCATATCCCTGCCCCAACACAGTGGACTGCTTTGTCTCTCGGCCAACAGAGAAGACCATCTTTACTGTCTTCATGCTGACAGTGTCTGGAGTTTGTGTCTTGCTAAACATTGCAGAggttgtttatttaataagcAAAGCATGTTTTCGATACTTTCAGAGACCAGAAGGGGACCCTAAAGGACCTTGGCTGACTCAAAAGCTGTCCTCCTACAAGCAAAATGAGATCAATCAGCTCATATCCGAGCATTCATTCAAGCCCAGATTCAATGTGGCCAGAAAGAGCCCTGTGGACAAGGGGGAGAGATGTTCTGCCTTTTAG